A stretch of the Planktothricoides raciborskii GIHE-MW2 genome encodes the following:
- a CDS encoding type II toxin-antitoxin system VapC family toxin, whose protein sequence is MGVILIDTDITSFIFKGSNYADPYLPLLPGHQLALSFMTVAELFQWAILHHWGDRRLAQLEEYLLNYLVIPTDLPLCRQWAKVRGDRQSIGRPISPQDAWIAATALRHNLPLVTHNVKDFLDIPNLQLLTPP, encoded by the coding sequence ATGGGTGTGATACTAATCGATACTGATATTACTTCTTTTATTTTCAAGGGTAGTAATTACGCTGACCCTTATCTACCGCTTTTGCCCGGTCATCAGTTAGCCCTTTCATTTATGACAGTTGCCGAACTATTTCAATGGGCAATTCTGCATCATTGGGGCGATCGGCGTCTCGCACAATTAGAGGAATATCTATTAAATTACTTGGTGATTCCAACGGATCTACCTCTTTGTCGGCAATGGGCAAAAGTTCGGGGCGATCGACAAAGTATTGGACGGCCAATTTCGCCTCAAGATGCTTGGATTGCCGCTACTGCTTTGCGTCATAACTTACCCCTTGTCACCCATAATGTAAAAGATTTTCTAGACATTCCTAATCTCCAATTACTTACTCCTCCGTGA
- a CDS encoding type II toxin-antitoxin system VapC family toxin, which produces MKKIFVDTSAFAALADKNDDNHIKAVEFNRQVKGIILVTSNYILDELYTLLLMNVGYDPTVKFKAKLDILIAHNLLQIVWIFPEINRKTWQIFEQFNRDKQWSFTDCTSYVVMKESGITEAFTFDRHFSQMGFIRRPD; this is translated from the coding sequence ATGAAAAAAATATTTGTAGATACAAGTGCTTTTGCTGCCCTAGCTGACAAAAATGATGATAATCATATCAAAGCGGTAGAATTTAATCGTCAAGTTAAGGGAATTATTCTCGTGACTAGCAATTATATTTTAGATGAGCTTTATACTTTGTTGCTGATGAATGTTGGGTACGACCCAACGGTAAAATTTAAAGCCAAGCTGGATATACTCATTGCTCATAACCTATTACAAATTGTCTGGATTTTCCCAGAAATTAACCGAAAAACTTGGCAAATATTCGAGCAATTCAATAGAGATAAGCAATGGTCTTTTACCGACTGTACCTCTTATGTAGTGATGAAAGAATCTGGAATTACTGAAGCATTTACTTTCGACCGCCATTTTTCGCAAATGGGCTTTATTCGTCGTCCTGATTAA
- a CDS encoding Swt1 family HEPN domain-containing protein, whose amino-acid sequence MAITNYDRVTKALALLQEGVYPFLEREMRSHYGSRWLSAASACLPDNYLGRKQDIQEVLRQDVSALLIVMWEQWNNVFKSVLGRSERSIVSELRDTRNEWAHTTTFSSDDAYRALDSVARLLSAVSAPQAVAEVERHKKELLRVQFEEQARYRSRRAAVIPTEGQPQGGLSPWREVVTPHRDVASGRFQQAEFAADLWQVYLDEGSNEYRDPTEFYGRTYLTEGLKQLLANALRRLSGQGGDPVISLQTNFGGGKTHAMLALYHLTNALKISDLPGMESIFQDLGFQEPPQDVNVAVLVGNKLQPSGIVGYKPEHEGQSRPVINTLWGELAWQLGGAEGYELVRKADETSTNPGDALKVLFNRFAPCLILIDEWVAYARQLHDQSDIAGGSFETQFTFAQTLSESAKNADRTLLVVSIPASDISDPHTGQTRSNDIETGGERGKEALERLKNAIGRVESPWRPATGEESFEIVRRRLFQTNTDPNLFVKRDAVVRAFAEMYRNQSQEFPSECKEPDYQQRMKAAYPIHPELFDRLYSDWSSLDKFQRTRGVLCLMAKVIHSLWERNDQSLMIMPAHVAIDDVQVQSQLSRYLEDNWIPVIEKDVDGPNSLPLTLDRQNPNFGRYSACRRVTRTIYMGSAPTLRAANRGLEDRRIKLGCVQPGENPAAFGDALRRLSDQATYIYLDGNRYWVSTQPNVNRTAIERTNQLLEENERYKVEAEIVRRLKKDKSKGEFSAVLIAPESTADIADDANNLGVRLVILGPQYPHSRNNPESKGQKWAEDALHHKGNSPRFYKNTLLFLAADSNKIENLARNVAQYLAWEAIVEDKKILNLDAFQEKQAINKKEQSDKDVAVILLDTYQWLLVPTQELRIEEREDSKAENSLSPISSIISPIEWKETRLQVQGSLVETASKKAEYESNLLTTYGPNLLRLEVLDEILWRERYHLDLSSLWDYLTRYLYLPRLKDKSVLLECIQKGVNVINWADHFAFATGFDEVKGEYIGLQFGTAITPSISPNSLIVKPEIAQRQIDAAQAAKASNSPSISKCAAKGGADQTSGTSEKTDANDDSIKPPEKQPPRRFHGSVEIDPMRINRDVSAIANEIIQHLTALTGAKVKITLEISADIPEGAPDNIVRTVTENCLTLKFKHQSFESE is encoded by the coding sequence ATGGCTATTACTAATTATGACCGAGTGACTAAGGCTTTGGCTTTACTCCAGGAAGGTGTTTATCCTTTTTTGGAACGTGAGATGAGAAGTCATTATGGCAGTCGTTGGTTGTCAGCGGCTTCCGCTTGTTTGCCGGATAATTATTTGGGGCGAAAGCAGGATATTCAGGAGGTTTTGCGTCAGGATGTTTCCGCTTTGTTGATTGTGATGTGGGAACAGTGGAATAATGTTTTTAAGAGTGTTTTGGGGCGCAGCGAACGGAGTATTGTTAGCGAGTTACGGGATACTCGGAATGAGTGGGCCCATACGACTACTTTTTCTAGTGATGATGCTTATCGGGCTTTGGATAGTGTTGCCCGGTTGTTGTCGGCGGTTTCTGCCCCCCAAGCGGTGGCGGAAGTTGAACGGCATAAGAAGGAGTTGTTGCGAGTCCAGTTTGAGGAACAAGCCCGTTATCGGTCTCGACGGGCAGCAGTGATTCCGACGGAGGGGCAGCCCCAAGGGGGTTTGAGTCCTTGGCGTGAGGTGGTGACGCCCCATCGTGATGTGGCTTCCGGTCGGTTCCAGCAGGCGGAGTTTGCGGCAGATTTGTGGCAGGTGTATTTGGATGAGGGGAGTAATGAGTATCGCGACCCGACGGAGTTTTATGGTCGGACTTATTTGACGGAAGGGTTAAAGCAACTTTTGGCGAATGCCCTACGGCGGTTGAGTGGTCAGGGTGGAGATCCGGTGATTTCTTTGCAGACGAATTTCGGCGGTGGGAAAACTCACGCGATGTTAGCCCTTTATCATTTGACTAATGCTTTGAAAATTTCCGATTTGCCGGGGATGGAGTCGATTTTTCAGGATTTGGGTTTTCAGGAACCGCCCCAAGATGTGAATGTGGCGGTGTTGGTGGGGAATAAGTTACAGCCGAGTGGGATTGTTGGTTATAAGCCAGAACATGAGGGTCAAAGTCGCCCGGTGATTAATACGCTTTGGGGTGAGTTGGCTTGGCAGTTGGGTGGGGCGGAGGGTTATGAGTTGGTTCGCAAGGCGGATGAAACTTCGACTAATCCTGGGGATGCGTTGAAGGTTCTGTTTAATCGGTTTGCCCCTTGTTTGATTTTGATTGATGAGTGGGTGGCTTATGCGAGGCAGTTGCATGACCAGAGTGATATTGCCGGGGGCAGTTTTGAGACGCAGTTTACTTTTGCCCAAACTTTGAGTGAGTCGGCGAAGAATGCCGATCGCACTTTGTTGGTGGTGAGTATTCCCGCTTCTGATATTTCCGACCCTCATACGGGTCAAACTCGCAGCAATGATATTGAGACGGGAGGAGAACGGGGGAAGGAAGCCCTGGAACGGTTGAAGAATGCGATCGGGCGGGTGGAGTCCCCTTGGCGTCCCGCGACGGGTGAGGAGAGTTTTGAGATTGTCCGACGGCGGCTATTTCAAACCAATACAGACCCGAATTTATTTGTGAAACGGGATGCGGTGGTTCGGGCTTTTGCCGAAATGTACCGCAACCAAAGTCAGGAGTTTCCCTCGGAATGTAAGGAACCGGATTATCAGCAGCGAATGAAAGCCGCTTATCCTATTCATCCCGAACTGTTCGATCGCCTCTATTCGGACTGGTCGAGTTTGGATAAGTTCCAACGGACTCGCGGGGTGTTGTGTTTAATGGCGAAAGTGATTCATTCTCTGTGGGAACGCAATGATCAAAGTTTAATGATTATGCCAGCCCATGTAGCGATCGATGATGTCCAAGTGCAGTCGCAACTTAGTCGCTATTTAGAAGATAACTGGATTCCGGTAATTGAGAAAGATGTAGATGGGCCAAATTCCTTGCCCTTAACTCTCGATCGCCAAAATCCCAACTTTGGCCGATATTCTGCTTGTCGTCGAGTGACGCGGACAATTTATATGGGGTCAGCCCCCACGTTGCGGGCGGCAAATCGCGGCTTAGAAGACCGTCGGATTAAGTTAGGTTGCGTACAACCGGGAGAAAATCCGGCAGCGTTTGGGGATGCGTTGCGGCGGTTAAGCGACCAAGCGACCTATATCTATTTAGATGGTAATCGCTATTGGGTTTCGACACAACCGAATGTGAACCGAACGGCGATCGAACGGACCAATCAATTATTAGAAGAAAACGAACGCTATAAGGTTGAGGCAGAAATCGTCAGACGGCTGAAAAAAGATAAGTCCAAAGGTGAATTTAGTGCGGTATTAATAGCCCCAGAATCTACCGCTGATATTGCGGACGATGCCAACAATTTGGGGGTGCGGTTGGTGATTTTGGGGCCGCAATATCCCCATAGTCGGAATAATCCAGAAAGTAAGGGGCAAAAATGGGCGGAAGACGCTTTACACCATAAAGGAAATAGCCCCCGGTTTTATAAGAATACGCTGCTATTTTTAGCTGCCGATAGCAATAAAATTGAGAATTTAGCCCGGAATGTGGCGCAATATCTGGCTTGGGAGGCGATCGTTGAAGATAAGAAGATTTTAAACCTAGATGCTTTCCAAGAAAAGCAGGCGATTAATAAAAAAGAGCAGTCAGATAAAGATGTAGCGGTGATTCTGCTGGATACTTATCAATGGTTGCTGGTGCCGACGCAAGAGTTAAGAATAGAGGAAAGAGAAGATAGTAAAGCGGAAAATAGTCTCTCTCCTATCTCTTCTATTATCTCGCCGATTGAATGGAAAGAAACCCGCTTGCAAGTGCAAGGTTCTCTGGTAGAAACTGCTAGTAAAAAAGCCGAATATGAAAGTAATTTACTCACGACTTATGGCCCTAATCTTTTGCGGCTTGAAGTGTTAGATGAGATATTATGGCGCGAACGATATCATCTTGACCTAAGCAGCTTGTGGGACTATTTGACCCGCTATTTATATTTACCCCGGTTAAAGGATAAATCGGTTCTTTTAGAATGTATTCAAAAAGGGGTAAATGTGATTAATTGGGCGGATCACTTTGCATTTGCCACAGGTTTTGATGAGGTCAAGGGCGAATATATCGGGTTACAATTTGGCACTGCAATTACTCCTAGTATTAGCCCAAATAGCCTGATTGTCAAACCGGAAATTGCCCAAAGACAAATCGATGCGGCACAGGCGGCAAAAGCATCTAATAGTCCCAGTATTTCAAAATGTGCCGCAAAAGGTGGGGCAGATCAAACATCAGGAACTAGCGAAAAAACCGACGCTAATGATGATAGCATAAAGCCACCAGAAAAGCAACCCCCCCGCCGATTTCATGGCAGTGTGGAAATCGACCCGATGCGGATTAATCGAGATGTAAGTGCGATCGCTAATGAAATCATCCAACACTTGACAGCTTTAACAGGGGCAAAGGTAAAAATTACCTTAGAAATTTCAGCGGATATCCCCGAAGGAGCACCAGATAATATTGTCAGAACGGTGACAGAAAATTGCCTAACTTTGAAATTTAAACATCAATCTTTTGAGTCAGAGTAA
- a CDS encoding mechanosensitive ion channel family protein — protein sequence MNQNQTMYHHNKMARKHPRKKPPRKTLMAIAIACTLSFNPSAISAAWSQTEPTRPNTTSTSEPLTKAQTNPQPALVTPTNSSDQPKASSPATSSTPPLFKPVTKSTARTSWQIILPPLLSANQNQKITPAPVRLDGRIIFSIAPLTNNRTEIIEHHLKTVLQSNFEPNTLKVYYETVNGLPVIYVSWQNQPQPIYILTVTNLDAEIQGIDLETLAYQWIQEIQQALKNAELERQPEALKKQAMSAAVVIFIIILSNLTLVSMQQKLQKDHKKIEIKITPETADKETETKTNISESSENYLDSLENFSESSEAVNPLLQQRITLLQKRNFNEIQQGLVPLGQGGVLGVGTYVVLGIFPYSRWLQPIIISLLPIPLQLIFTGLSTYLAIRIGRMAIDRFFAALENRKFKSIDNSERLALRFSTFSRVLKNLSSGLLITVGIFVGLSVIGINIGPLLAGAGILGLAISLGSQNVIKDTINGFFVLLEDQYAVGDVIAVGDVGGLVENMNLRITQLRNGEGRLITIPNSSITIVQNLSKEWARVDLTLDVSYQTNIDQAFAVIQEVVDEIYNEPEWREKIIAPPELLGIDRMDHAGLMIRVWIKVKPLQHLIVGRECRRRLKTRLDQSGISIGIPQQTLFVNNALELLSLKDNN from the coding sequence ATGAACCAAAATCAGACCATGTATCACCATAATAAAATGGCCAGAAAGCATCCCCGGAAAAAGCCGCCAAGAAAAACCCTGATGGCGATCGCGATCGCTTGTACCCTCAGCTTCAACCCATCAGCCATTTCTGCGGCCTGGTCACAAACCGAACCGACCCGTCCAAACACCACATCTACCTCAGAACCACTAACAAAAGCTCAAACCAACCCTCAACCAGCCTTAGTAACTCCAACCAACTCGTCAGATCAACCAAAAGCATCTAGCCCAGCAACTTCGTCAACACCTCCCCTGTTTAAACCAGTCACCAAATCCACCGCCAGAACAAGCTGGCAAATCATTTTGCCGCCTCTATTATCTGCTAATCAAAATCAAAAAATTACTCCTGCCCCGGTCAGACTGGATGGCAGAATCATATTTTCCATCGCTCCCTTAACCAACAATCGGACAGAAATTATTGAACATCATCTAAAAACCGTGCTTCAAAGCAATTTTGAGCCAAACACGCTTAAAGTTTACTATGAAACGGTTAATGGTCTGCCAGTTATTTACGTTTCTTGGCAAAATCAACCCCAACCCATTTATATTTTAACCGTTACCAATCTCGATGCGGAAATTCAGGGCATTGACTTAGAAACCTTAGCCTACCAATGGATTCAAGAAATTCAACAAGCCTTAAAAAACGCTGAGTTAGAACGTCAACCCGAAGCACTTAAAAAACAAGCCATGTCCGCTGCGGTAGTAATTTTTATCATAATATTGTCTAATTTGACTCTGGTTTCTATGCAGCAAAAACTGCAAAAAGACCATAAAAAAATTGAAATTAAAATTACTCCAGAAACCGCAGATAAAGAAACTGAAACCAAGACCAACATCTCGGAATCATCGGAAAATTATTTAGATTCTTTAGAAAATTTTTCAGAATCTTCTGAAGCAGTAAACCCTCTATTGCAACAACGGATTACCCTACTGCAAAAACGAAATTTTAACGAAATCCAACAAGGGCTGGTGCCTTTGGGTCAAGGGGGAGTTTTGGGAGTTGGCACTTATGTTGTTTTAGGCATATTTCCTTATAGCCGCTGGTTACAACCTATAATTATTTCCCTTTTGCCAATTCCTTTACAGCTAATATTTACAGGTCTTTCCACTTATTTGGCGATTCGGATCGGTCGAATGGCAATCGATCGCTTCTTTGCTGCTTTAGAAAACAGAAAATTTAAATCGATTGACAATTCTGAACGCCTCGCTTTAAGATTTTCTACGTTTTCCAGAGTGCTTAAAAATCTCAGTAGTGGCCTATTAATTACTGTAGGGATTTTCGTCGGTTTATCCGTGATTGGGATTAATATTGGCCCGTTGCTGGCTGGAGCCGGAATTTTAGGTTTAGCTATTTCTTTGGGTTCACAAAATGTGATTAAAGATACGATAAATGGGTTTTTTGTTTTATTAGAAGACCAATATGCCGTTGGCGATGTGATTGCCGTGGGTGATGTCGGTGGACTGGTGGAGAACATGAATCTACGCATCACTCAACTGAGAAACGGAGAAGGTCGCTTAATTACAATTCCCAACAGTTCTATTACCATTGTCCAAAATCTTTCCAAAGAATGGGCTAGAGTCGATCTGACTTTGGATGTGTCTTATCAGACAAATATCGATCAAGCTTTTGCGGTAATTCAAGAAGTGGTTGATGAGATTTACAACGAACCTGAATGGCGCGAGAAAATTATTGCCCCTCCAGAACTTTTAGGCATTGACCGTATGGATCATGCGGGGTTGATGATTCGGGTTTGGATAAAGGTAAAGCCTTTACAACATTTGATTGTGGGACGAGAATGCCGTCGTCGATTAAAAACCCGATTAGATCAATCCGGTATTTCTATTGGCATCCCGCAGCAAACTTTATTTGTGAATAATGCTTTAGAATTGTTATCTTTGAAGGACAATAATTAG
- the ribD gene encoding bifunctional diaminohydroxyphosphoribosylaminopyrimidine deaminase/5-amino-6-(5-phosphoribosylamino)uracil reductase RibD: MMQKCLELARLALGKTAPNPLVGAVVVKDGQIVGTGFHPGAGQPHAEVFALREAGEEAKGATIYVSLEPCNHYGRTPPCSETVVQAGVARVVVGMVDPNPLVSGGGIARLRSAGIEVVVGVEEEACRKLNEAFIYRITHHRPFGILKYAMTLDGKIATITGDSNWVTQDAARHEVHRVRAACDAVIVGTNTVCQDNPFLTSHHAGTHNPLRVVMSRSLKLPAEAHLWDVSEAPTLVFTEVGSNPELQKLLLNKGVELVEFDTLTPGKVMESLYQRELLSVLWECGGTLAAPAIASGAVQKVLAFIAPKIIGGESAPSPVGNLGLTSMSQALMLERVQWRTVGSDCLMEGYLPENQSAKP; this comes from the coding sequence ATGATGCAAAAATGCCTGGAACTGGCACGCCTTGCCCTGGGAAAGACTGCCCCTAATCCCCTGGTGGGTGCAGTGGTGGTCAAAGATGGTCAAATTGTGGGCACGGGCTTTCATCCGGGTGCTGGTCAGCCCCATGCGGAGGTGTTTGCTTTGCGGGAAGCCGGGGAAGAGGCGAAAGGTGCGACGATTTATGTCAGTTTAGAGCCGTGCAATCACTACGGACGCACGCCTCCTTGTTCGGAGACTGTGGTGCAAGCGGGGGTGGCTAGGGTAGTGGTGGGTATGGTGGATCCGAATCCCCTGGTGTCTGGTGGGGGAATTGCCCGGTTGCGATCGGCGGGGATTGAAGTGGTGGTGGGAGTGGAAGAGGAAGCTTGTCGTAAGTTGAATGAAGCTTTTATTTACCGCATTACTCACCATCGGCCTTTTGGGATTTTAAAATATGCTATGACCCTGGATGGCAAAATTGCCACAATTACTGGGGATAGCAATTGGGTGACTCAAGATGCGGCTCGCCATGAGGTGCATAGGGTTCGAGCCGCTTGTGATGCGGTGATTGTGGGGACGAATACGGTTTGCCAAGATAATCCATTTCTGACCAGTCATCATGCCGGAACTCATAATCCATTACGAGTGGTAATGAGTCGGAGCTTGAAGTTGCCCGCAGAAGCTCATTTGTGGGATGTTTCTGAGGCGCCAACTTTGGTGTTTACAGAAGTGGGCAGTAATCCTGAGCTACAAAAATTGTTGCTGAATAAAGGGGTTGAACTGGTAGAGTTTGACACTTTGACTCCAGGAAAGGTGATGGAATCTCTATATCAGCGAGAGTTGCTCTCGGTGTTGTGGGAATGCGGCGGGACTTTGGCGGCTCCGGCGATCGCCTCTGGTGCGGTGCAAAAAGTTCTGGCCTTTATTGCGCCGAAAATTATTGGTGGAGAGAGTGCGCCTTCTCCGGTGGGCAATTTAGGTTTAACATCGATGAGTCAGGCATTGATGTTAGAGCGAGTACAATGGCGCACGGTTGGCTCTGATTGTCTGATGGAAGGATATTTACCGGAAAATCAATCGGCAAAACCGTAA